The DNA window ttcaagaaaaaaaaaaaactagaaaccTAATTCTTAAAGTAACTTCTACTAAATAAAATCGCAGAACTCATAGAAGAGTTAGTGCATGGTACAACTGCCTCAGATTACATACTTAGTCAACACAAATTACCTATACATTCTGTTAAACATATGTGGGTTAAACATTCAAGGAAAAGGAGTGCCAAGCTAGAGAGGCGGAAGAAGTTAGACAACTTGATATAAAGCTCCTCCACCAACGGGCCATTGAAGCTGAGGAAGACAAAAAAAGAGAGGTAACATACATAGGTATTCTTGCAATGTATATGCGGATAATTCTTACTTATTATCCGAACCCAAAATACCAACCGTCCTTAAACAGCCAGTATTgcaaactattattaaattagttaaatacCTTTTGCCATTGCTTTTGCCTTTGCCTTTTGGGCACGCGTTAATGGTCGATTTTCGGCCATCACTACGGAAGCTGAGACCTGTAAAAGATAATACAAGGACAACTTAATTACCAGATTCTAGTGGAACATGTCCAGACTAGGTAATTAACACTCTTAAGTATAAGATACGGAAATCGGGTAGCATCAATTTTGGATTAACTGAAAACCGAAATCTTTATTATGtctatgtataatatttttatgactgttTGCAAACCCACTGTTCTTTATTATAGCTAATTGTTGAACcataaaacaaatctattaTATTAACTCTATTGTCTACCCTGAAGGAGAAAAACCCTTTTAAATTTTCTGGATATGTTCGAGCAATTAGTAAAAATCATTACAATCTCGCTGCGCTTTAATCTTTATCCTTTTCTCCGAATATTATTTCACATTCACCATTGCATTCGCAGAATTAATTCACAATCacacacattatttattaataattaataatggaATTGgatcacatttaaaaacagaaagagTTTACTTAATGCAACAAGCTGCTTCATATCTACaagattattaaatttactaaGGTAGGATTATCTAAGGAAATGAAATGACATACCTAATAATTGAGTGAAGTTTACGGTATGGTGGCAGATAGCGGAGGCTGTGGAGGGCCTGCGCGGCATGAACACGTCGTGGTCGCACCACCGGCTGTGTGACCTGCAGCGCCAGGCCGCCCGCCTACGTCACAGCCGCCCTTCTATCCCCGACACTACCAAACACCACAGGGTAACCGTTAACTATGCTAGCCCTAACAATTACCATCGATTTATGGAACTTTAAGGCATGCGCATGTAATGTAAGTATGCAGTCATCTCAACTGTATTATGAAGGGCTGTAGCCTACCTTGTTACATTGGTAAAGGGAGTAcatgttatttgtttgtgtagCGCCTTCCCTCTCTGACACAGGAGCTAATGTAGTTCTAGCCCAGCCGCAGGGCgcgaaataaatatgtatattgacGTAGATGCGCGCCGAGCTGCGTTTTATCAATGTGGGTGACCGGTGGGTGGGCCGCAAGAAGAGGCGCGAAAATGTTTACAGTAAGGGAGGAAGCAATACCTGTACTACCGTGTATTGTCATATATCATAAAGCGAAGCAtctatacattatttttattaattacttaatttataaaaagcttttagGGTTTTTAAATGTCTACATAAACGATAATGCGgataagataaattatttcaaatttctgaGAAAacgataaaagaaataataaaacttaaaaaaattaaatatagttattagcagtattttgttataaatttgaatcttattaaaaaaaacaattattttgttataaatttgaatcttattaaaaaaactattaattaacaaccttaaacttcattttattaaatttacaaaaagatatattaaacaaaattgcataattcacatttttatacTCACACTGTCTTATCCTCGTACTTACAAGTCACAAAATGCAGTACTATTTCAGTTCATTAATTTAATCCACCTCACATCCGATAAAAGCTACATAGGTATCATTAGTACAGATAACTGAATAAAATAACTCGCCGAACTAACGCGGCATTTACCTGAAAATTCGAATGTGTGAGTAAAACGCGCACTAAATCAAAATCAACCCACGGACGGTGTCAATACTGCACACAAGCATGAGAGAGCCAGACGaatcaataaattactaattgaGTTCAACCTATCGGTACTTAATTCTGTGTATAACCTCACCGGTAGCCATCGAGAGCGGCGAAAAATATGGCTGACGCAGCGTTCCGAAAATCTGAATAAAACTGTTGCATGTCGGAAGCATTCGGCAACAAGGCGAAACCGACAAGGAAGGAGAGGTCGAATCTAGGACATCGAGGCCCCGTACCTAGTGCTCATGTCATAATTTATTGGGTTTCGACACATGCGCGAATATATTGACCTATAAAAATGCACCGGGAATAGCCCTGGAGGAGCTACCTACGCCATAAATGCAACAGTCCTGGCTGCAACAAGTCGCCTCCGCGGCGCTCCGCtcggaatattaaaatatttcaatttcggTTAAATCGGATAGAATCGTGCTCGAGTGTTAATCAATTGTgaacaataaattgaaatgagTGTTTTTAGtcgaaaattttgatttttggtgatttttttaatcgcgttttttttttaaagtgcgGCCCGGGCCGCCGCCCGGCGGTTAGTGCTTGGATTTTATtcgcattttattatatatatcgCCTgcaaaaaactgtaaaaaatcatATCTGTACAGAGCATGTTGAAAAAAGCGTGCAGCGCGCAGCTCACGAAGCCCGAATCCAGCCAGAGCATCGAGGACAACGACACAGACGGGATCTATTTCAACTTCAGCCGATTTGGACCTTGCCGCGGTAAGCGCtagtcattaaaattaatttattaagcattaattgaaaaaaaagtagGGCGTGGCgagtgtaatttttaaaattttgatttatttaatacggTGGTGTCGTTTTTACGTGTACATCTTATCACTTTACGGCTTTAAAGCCTTAAATAAGTTCTATATCAATTCCCTTTGTCGTGCCACGCCCTTTGTAGAGTGATGTCGGTGGTAAAACAAAGCAAGAAAATGTTTACTTCAGCTCAACTGGTGTATGTAAAACccttacaaacaataaaagggGTGACTTTGTAGCTTCATACGTCACACGTTAATGTGCGTTCATTCATACCACGCCCATTGATCACGAGAACAAAGAAAGCGCCCCACACTTcgtttaattgatattaaaacgactgaatgatttttctttttgtttgtagaTGAGTCATTGGACAGTGACGGTTGTTGTGAAGCTGCAGGTTGTACTATTACGGTCAACGCCGAATGCAATGTCTCTAGTAGGACATGGCGCGGATCCGCAAGTGATGTTGGTGCAGATGCAAATATGGAGCTTGTCCGTGCACCCTCGTGTCCTGGGTAAGTGGAGCTCATATCCCTTGCGAAGCTGATGCCGAATGTTCCTAAAACACGTAAAGTCGCGCTCAAGCAATTTTTGTCATCTGTGAAATTTCGGTATCTGCCTAAACAGGGGATCAGTCGTAATATAGAAAGGTTCTTCTTGAAGCAGCCGCTGGCTTAGAGAGCGCGGAGTCGACGAGGAGAGAACAAAGGATTGGTAAAAATTATTGTGTGTCGTTCATGTATAATCTTTAGCGTCAGCGATGGACTAACgcctgaaaatattttacataacgTTAAACTCAGCAACCTGTTTCCGTACAGATAGGAGTTACGCTGGAGATACGCTCAAAAACTCTTACAAGACATTCGGTCTCGGTACCTAAACAAAATACTAAAGCGGCTTTTTCTCATactcaaaaaaataactaaatattagaGGGTCTAGCAGTTTTTgtgttaatgtttaaaatattaataacttaaatcAGCTTCCACCCCGGCCGGGGTCTAGATCGATCTAGCTTGCACCGGCCATCAAATGTTATGTAATACGCACATCGGATGTACTGAAACTTGAAGTGACCGAGTAGATAATAGATTTAGGAATAGCACACGGCGCACATTATCCCGTAGCATCccttatttaaacaaaacataataataaaatcagcaTAAAAGTATAAAGGAAATAGAGATGGCGATCGAGCAAGTCTAGAAATAGGTCAGATCGGTAAAGGCTGAGCGCGCAGGCGCGGGCGGAGGCGGGCCGGCCGCGGCGCTGCGCAGggtggtgcgcggcggcggtgGTGGCGTAGCGCCGCGCGCCCCGCACCCGCAATACAGTCGAGTAGGTTCGCAGTGTATCCGACGACGTGTCGCACCGCAACATCACATGTTGAGTACGTAGAACCTCCAGGCCAACCTGGTGAGTGCGACTCCGCTCGTGTACACGGCTCTGTTTTCGCGGCCATCGCCAACTGTTTGTGTTAGCGGTTATTAACTGTATCTACTGTTTCTTTGATTTCTAACGCGACCATAGTTCTACGCTTAGATGTTATTCAACGTGGATCACTCGATTTTGTGTTCCCTTAGTTGACTAGCTGTTAGGGCTTGCATGAGTCTCTGTGTCTATTATCCTTCAGTGTGTTACTTAATTAACCCGCCGTGTCCTATCCTTGTGGGGTCGAATCTGTGGGGTTGAATCTGTGTGGGTCGGTGTGCGGAGACGTATGTACGTTTCGTTACAGATAAGATGTTTGTAGGGAGATAAGATGCCGTTGCTAAGCGTAGGAGCAGAATGAGGCGACACGAGATGCAAAGCAAGGGGGTGGAGGTCGGCGGCGGCAAGGAGGGCTCGCAGATGTCTCGCAGCGAGTCCACCATCAGCCGGTGCACTCCGCACACGCCGCTCGGGCCCCCGGACAGCGTCAGCGTCGACTCCAACCCCATGCCCACCATATATCGGTAACTGTATGATCGACGATCGCCGACCAGGGAGAAGACGTACCGCTACTGCCGCCACAGCCAGTGCCTGCATGACTACATTGCGCTGAGCGAATACCTTCCATTACAAAGCCGACAACAACACCACCGTACACAACATGCCTAAAGCGATACAGTCGGCGCGAACTGCTGTAATCATCAACACAGTTATGTCTTCTCCCAATGGCAAATAAAGCTGAGAGCGCACTCCGCAGCATCGCGCACCGCGATCGTCGCATGCGAGTAGGTATCACGACCCGCTGTTATCCGTGACCACTGCTACAGCAATGGTCTTCCATATCCCGTACATCTAAAACTTGTTGAGCAGTTCTCTAAGATAGCAGCGGGTATAGTTTTACGATCGCTTGGCTTGCCTCATGCTGTTCGACGAGTCAGATGGCGCGCGAAGGTCCCCGATGCACAGGTACGGTGATATACATTACTATTGTGTCACAATGTCTCTTCACCACCTTGCCTTACACCTTACTTCCTTGctttaagtatttttccaaTAGTAATCCTTATTTATTCCGTTTTTAGTTTCGGATATTTTTATTCCTTAGTATCGTTTtaggaattttaaaatacaatgcgGTCGTTTgtgaaacattattaaatgacaaaCGTCATCACAACATAGAACACGTGCCTACTTAGGATTATTGCATGTTTTGTTCACTGTAGTGTTTCTTATGAATTGGGATAGTTTACAATTTCAACAAACTCATTATTTCATAATACCAAATAGAATATCACACAACACGGCAGCTAGTTGTTGCCGAAGTCGTAGCTCTAGAACCGACGTCCATGAAATTAGTTGTAACTTGTAAGCTTATTAATCTTAGTACAAAGTAGTACAATGCATAGAATGTCAATTAAACTGTAGAATGCGTAGAACAATCATTCGAGTACCAAGCACACTAACGTTTCGTACCGCGACGCAATAATCTAATATTATATCCAATCAAACAGCAAATATGTAGGTATCGGCGTTTTGAAAGTgaaaacacaaaatttatttcgGAAACTCTTCTCAAACAAACTTTACTACGCCTACGCTTAATAGGACGAAGGAGCGAAATGAATTgtaacagaaaacaaaactcCTGAAAATTAATTGCCAAATTTCAGGTAGCAAcgataacaattaaaataataaaattggttaAGAAATAGTTTAGGATTTTTATGCCtacgttaaataaaacaataaaataatataatgcgCGTGCCTAATAAAAAGCGGAAAATTGGCGTAAATGAGATTACGGCTTAGTAATACAAACTACTTAAACTGAGTAgtagatttattataaaaaaatgtggtcACACAAAACATTATGTTTAGCGGGGCGAATAatgcatatatatttttttgtaacatggTTTAAAAAACTCCAAGAGAGGCCAAGGATGAacatgtacaataaaaaatataacattcgtTAACATTATCACAATTATTTGGAAATCGAATTTAAATTAAccgtaaataattatttttgtttaggtgTCGGGCACCCATCGCGTCCCTTGATTGTATGGACGACTTCAGTGCAAATTCACAACAGATGTTGGATCAAGGTAGGTCGTAGTTAAAGTAATTACTTACCGTAAATAAACAACACTAATTTCGAATCACGTCACACtaatttcaattgaattattaattttagtttaacacAATAGGAAGACTTGGTGGTATCAGCAACGGGATTAAATGGGAAATAGACGTTCTCTGTTAGGATGCGTGCAAAGCTAACACGTATTTGCAAGTCAAGATTCATCTCGTACATAATGCAAAATTCTTACTGATATTTCTAGAATGTTGTTGACTTACATTTTCTTGCTCGcgaaatttacataaaatattccaaGCGTTGACATATGACTTTTCAggctaaaataaacattgatgtTCTGATAAGTAAGGTTCAAGAAACGTTTCAATAACTAAGGTGCTAACAAGGACTTATTCAAAATGTTGCAATACAACTTTTGCTATTCTATTATGATCAAATTATGTTTAAGTTCGAGAATAAATTCGCCATTAGATGTTTAAGCACAAAATATTGTCACATTTATTCTTAACTATAAGTGGAGGCGTTAAAAGACACAGCAGCTGATTGGGCTTAATTACAGCTGGTGAAATAAACGTGTCTCGGCACATTTCAACTTATATGGGAAATCACTCCGCCATGCCATCGGTGGTGACTCCAGGACTGCGTTACAAGAACTTAGGAAAGTCGGGACTAAGGGTGCCTAACATCGGCCTGGGGATATGGAATATGCTAAATGAAGATTGCGCTGAAGACGTCATAATGACAGCCCTGGAGAATGGCATCAACCTTTTTGATTTATCTGAAGCACATTGCGGTAATTAACTCAATACCTTCTTGGGATTTTACTTTCTTcgtaagtttaaatattaacgaaaaacttgtaaaatcGTAGCTAAGGGGGAAGCCGAATTAggcaaaatattaaagaaacggAACGTGAGGAGAACAAGCGTTATAATTACCACCAAAATATACTGGAGTACCAAGTAAGTCCCATATGAAGAGGTACTTCTATTCCCAACACTAACCTCTACAATCCTTATTATAGCATTATAGAATTAGTAACTAACTGCACGTTTAAATGTGTTGTAAAACGTACGGTAACTTTTTAAACAGTTGAACATTAAATGGATGAGtagcaatttaaaatttagaataaataatatcttagaTTGGTGTTGTAAACTAGCGAGCTGATTGTAAAACCGATGTAATATGACTAATCGATGTATGTTGTTCTTTCTCTTTAGATGTCTATAGTCTCCTGTCGTCTCTTTTATACTTGTCTATAGCTCTGTTAGAAGATGTACGTTCTCAGCTAGCAGCACTTTGGTGTTCTTGCCTGAAATACGTAGCATACATGTATTAACTAATACATTCTTGCATCTTTAGTGTAGCCACCAGGAATTGTAAATTGTACCATGTAAAGATGAGTGACGAAAGCTTTGGTTTTGCTATAAGGGTTTTGCTGTGTACACATTGATACACTTATGCTTCATTAGTTGCGCTTGTCGCTGTAGTCGCTAACATACTTGAAACTCTCCATTTACTAGGTTTGCTCATACTAATAACAGGTCAGATGAAAGAGGCCTCTCTCGTAAACATATTGTCGAAAGTGTCAAGGCATCTCTGGCACGGCTTCAAGTTGAATATATTGACGTAGTCCTCCTGCACAAGGTAGACCCTGTGTGCCCCATGGAAGGTCAGtacacaattcatttttttaattaaacattttttgatttgTACTTTAGAGCGAAtgttatacaattattttgtactgATATTTTAACAGAACTTGTTCGCGCAATGAACTTCGTGATAAATCAAGGGTGGGTGATGTATTGGGGAACCGCCCGCTGGTCCCCTTCAGAGGTATGGGTAGCAGCTATTTAAgctaattttattgttttgttgaaatAGTTATATCACCGTTTTACCTCGTTATCCCATAGATCATGGATGCCTACACCAACTGCAGACAGTTCAATTGCATAACACCTATAGTGGAGCAAACTGAATATCACATGTTCTGCAGAGAAAAGCCCGAGCTTTACATGCCGGAGTTATATCACAAAATTGGTGTCGGTAAGTAagcttcaaataaaattaatatttcttggtACCTTCCgctattaaaacattttgtttactaGGCATGATGGCATGGTCTGCCATTACAACTGGCAAAGGATTGGGACGCGAAGAAATCACCGGCTTATTCGCAAAATCACGCTTTAACAGGAAATATAGCACCTTTAGCTGGTGCGAAGAGGATTTAGCTGTACCTGAggtatattttagtatattttaggACAAAATCTAGATATGTAGTTATCAGAAAACTTACGGTATTATTGTGAACGAAACTCTTTTTTAGATGCGTTTATCGGGTAGCAAAGAACAGGTGAATGGGGAAGAGCCACGCACATACGGCGACAAACTACGTGATCTCTCCAACCTGGCTAACTCCCTAAGTATGTTTTTGCTATAGATCCTTTCTTGAGATACAATCTTTGAAGAAATGGTTTTAACAGTAGCCTTGTTTTACAACAGATTGCTCCATGAGCCAGTTGGCTGTGGCCTGGTGCCTGAAAAATGAATCAGTGAACTGTCTCCTTTTGGGAGCAACCAGCGTCGAGCAGTTCAAAGAGAACATTCACGCTCTGCAGGTTGGTTATACTTCTTCAGTCTtgaagtattttctttgttattttgaacAGCTGACAAGACGACTTTCTTTTTAGATCGTACCTCAACTGACTCCAGTTGTGATGGTGGAAATAGAGCGCCTGCTGTCGAACAAGCCGCAACGCCCGCCTATGGTATCCACTCTAGCGATGCGCAACCAACAGAACAATAACACCGTGCGAGTTGACATGACGTTAGTTTCTTCAATCATTTTACTTGCGGTACTAAGTTTTACTTCTGGATTGTTCTAGTGAACTCTTTTTTGTATGATTAGGGGTGCCACCACATCTGGAGCCGGCTCACCGAAGCCTGAAGGTGAGGCCGCTGAGGTCGAAGCTTCCACCCCCGGTAAGGAGTCCGGGCGTGGCTTTTGTGAGATTCAGTGACCGTGGTGGCGCGGAAGCACTGACTCTGCTTCCAAATCTAGCAAATCAaaggtatttaacaaaaacaatagtatATCGTAAAACATTGTTTGctttgaacaaattaataaCGGTTTTCTTGTTTCAGGAATCTCTAAAAGACAAGGATAAGGACAAGGAATCAAAACCGAAATTCTTCTTGAACAACGCCGGGGAAGTGATTAAACGTACTGGTAAGAGTCTCGTctaaattttcttgttttttgtctgtaacttttattaaatttataaactatggtgttttttttgtttagagcAAGATGGTGTATCGACGGACGTTGTGGTGTCGGTGTCTTCGTTGAAAGGTAAGCAACCCGCCAGTGGCGGGAGCAAAGTGAAGAAGTCGAGGTCCGAGCCGGCTCGCCCGCGCTCCGCCTCCTTGCAGAGATCGTCTTCAGGTCAGTTGTCCATCGCTCGAGAGCGCAGAAAGTCACGCCTAGACTTGTCCTCGCCAGCAGACCTGTAAAGCAAAATTATTCTCTTTTGAGTACGCTATATATAGTATACGTGTCTATAATTACTCATCGGATAGACACGGCGTGTCTCTACATTTATGTATGTGTGAAACAAATTGTTTACTCTTTAGAATAAAATTAGGTTAATTATCGTCAAATATTGAAACTCAAATCAAGTTTAAGATTCAATATTTATCCGTCAAGTTCATCTGACGCTTCTTCAGACCGTCAAGTCACAAACACTGATCTTAATTTGACATTCAGTATTTGATCATTAGCTCTCATATATGAGCTGAAAAGTAGTAACCagtattataaaacttatttaagaaGTAAATATAGAGAAAATAGTTCATCTATTGTGATAAACAATAGATGGATAAGCGCAGTTAAAGCACTATTCTTAGTTTAAGTGTAGTACACGGCGGACTCCGAAACCGCGTGTTTTGTTTAAGACAGTTCTAAGCAAGTATTCGTAGGTTAAAactatatagaaaatataatgacAACCTTATCATCTGCACATAATAAAGTAACTGCCGAGCAAAGACCCCAGATTTGACTATTTTACCTATTACAAGAACCTCATCAATgttttttaacacaaattatGGATTAGGCAAATTATTGGTCGGTATTTGGCTCTTCATCGTAAATTTGTTGTTGGCGACAAAACATCCTCTTTTGCCAATTATAATAGCATGACGTtctagacaaataaaaaaagaaattgatccATCATGTCTGTTTGTACCGTATAAAGCGTAAACTGTCAGCTTTCACGCTTCAACAATCTAACCGGCCAGATGCTTAAACAAAACGCTAGACT is part of the Trichoplusia ni isolate ovarian cell line Hi5 chromosome 7, tn1, whole genome shotgun sequence genome and encodes:
- the LOC113495936 gene encoding voltage-gated potassium channel subunit beta-1 isoform X2; amino-acid sequence: MAHQFWISYHPPTGAKHGSSGDETPPIPEEELEQQKIEHEKHLQKEKECQAREAEEVRQLDIKLLHQRAIEAEEDKKREIAEAVEGLRGMNTSWSHHRLCDLQRQAARLRHSRPSIPDTTKHHRSMLKKACSAQLTKPESSQSIEDNDTDGIYFNFSRFGPCRDESLDSDGCCEAAGCTITVNAECNVSSRTWRGSASDVGADANMELVRAPSCPGCRAPIASLDCMDDFSANSQQMLDQAGEINVSRHISTYMGNHSAMPSVVTPGLRYKNLGKSGLRVPNIGLGIWNMLNEDCAEDVIMTALENGINLFDLSEAHCAKGEAELGKILKKRNVRRTSVIITTKIYWSTKSDERGLSRKHIVESVKASLARLQVEYIDVVLLHKVDPVCPMEELVRAMNFVINQGWVMYWGTARWSPSEIMDAYTNCRQFNCITPIVEQTEYHMFCREKPELYMPELYHKIGVGMMAWSAITTGKGLGREEITGLFAKSRFNRKYSTFSWCEEDLAVPEMRLSGSKEQVNGEEPRTYGDKLRDLSNLANSLNCSMSQLAVAWCLKNESVNCLLLGATSVEQFKENIHALQIVPQLTPVVMVEIERLLSNKPQRPPMVSTLAMRNQQNNNTVRVDMTGATTSGAGSPKPEGEAAEVEASTPGKESGRGFCEIQ
- the LOC113495936 gene encoding voltage-gated potassium channel subunit beta-1 isoform X1, with the translated sequence MAHQFWISYHPPTGAKHGSSGDETPPIPEEELEQQKIEHEKHLQKEKECQAREAEEVRQLDIKLLHQRAIEAEEDKKREIAEAVEGLRGMNTSWSHHRLCDLQRQAARLRHSRPSIPDTTKHHRSMLKKACSAQLTKPESSQSIEDNDTDGIYFNFSRFGPCRDESLDSDGCCEAAGCTITVNAECNVSSRTWRGSASDVGADANMELVRAPSCPGCRAPIASLDCMDDFSANSQQMLDQAGEINVSRHISTYMGNHSAMPSVVTPGLRYKNLGKSGLRVPNIGLGIWNMLNEDCAEDVIMTALENGINLFDLSEAHCAKGEAELGKILKKRNVRRTSVIITTKIYWSTKFAHTNNRSDERGLSRKHIVESVKASLARLQVEYIDVVLLHKVDPVCPMEELVRAMNFVINQGWVMYWGTARWSPSEIMDAYTNCRQFNCITPIVEQTEYHMFCREKPELYMPELYHKIGVGMMAWSAITTGKGLGREEITGLFAKSRFNRKYSTFSWCEEDLAVPEMRLSGSKEQVNGEEPRTYGDKLRDLSNLANSLNCSMSQLAVAWCLKNESVNCLLLGATSVEQFKENIHALQIVPQLTPVVMVEIERLLSNKPQRPPMVSTLAMRNQQNNNTVRVDMTGATTSGAGSPKPEGEAAEVEASTPGKESGRGFCEIQ
- the LOC113495936 gene encoding voltage-gated potassium channel subunit beta-2 isoform X3 gives rise to the protein MLKKACSAQLTKPESSQSIEDNDTDGIYFNFSRFGPCRDESLDSDGCCEAAGCTITVNAECNVSSRTWRGSASDVGADANMELVRAPSCPGCRAPIASLDCMDDFSANSQQMLDQAGEINVSRHISTYMGNHSAMPSVVTPGLRYKNLGKSGLRVPNIGLGIWNMLNEDCAEDVIMTALENGINLFDLSEAHCAKGEAELGKILKKRNVRRTSVIITTKIYWSTKFAHTNNRSDERGLSRKHIVESVKASLARLQVEYIDVVLLHKVDPVCPMEELVRAMNFVINQGWVMYWGTARWSPSEIMDAYTNCRQFNCITPIVEQTEYHMFCREKPELYMPELYHKIGVGMMAWSAITTGKGLGREEITGLFAKSRFNRKYSTFSWCEEDLAVPEMRLSGSKEQVNGEEPRTYGDKLRDLSNLANSLNCSMSQLAVAWCLKNESVNCLLLGATSVEQFKENIHALQIVPQLTPVVMVEIERLLSNKPQRPPMVSTLAMRNQQNNNTVRVDMTGATTSGAGSPKPEGEAAEVEASTPGKESGRGFCEIQ